The region TTCCAACTGGACATATCAGCTTGCCATCCAGTTTCTGCTGGCGttaacaaatttttgaaaGTGCTCATGGTCCGTTCCAACTGACCGGTAGCTTGACCAGCGACGAGGCCATAAGgagtaaattaatttaatgatCTGAACTGAATTGACTACACACCAGTGAAGGACACTAATTTAAGAGTAtgatatcactgtggacggaagtccacgaggtgacgacctgcatgcctaggcgtgcgcgaggaaactctatatatagccgaagaattaaaaattttctgtataaaaatacataGTTAATAAACGCGTCTACTTGCAGAATAACGTATGCATTTTCGTCGCTTTTGAAATTGTACATTGATTCATTTAAAttgcaatataaaaaaacctggTGGTTTctgaaaaacaaatttttcagAATGATTTTGCATGTGGTCATCGCTAATTATGTAACGTATTACGTAAAATATAGCTTTTTCCATCAATAAATATTCTAAATCAGAATCAAAGgtgatttaaaaaatttggccTCTATGATCCCTACCAAAGGGATGGTACTTCAACCCTGCACATTTCCACTcgcttttatatttattgaagtaacaattatctgttattaatatatacaattttaaaattaaaattaaaattaattaattataattaagaattaggaaaattattcaaaagaaaaacaaacaatttagattttattacatcaagggttaattcaggggaaaataaatgggacaatagattataatttttacaaataacacgaaaaggatcatggtccgcaaaatttgatctacaaattggtaaccaaaggggtcggaaggacctggttgacctatttggaacagaaaatttgattttttcaagtaaaagattagagtcaacttgaccaagaatgagtttatgaaggagcatggccccagcacaagtacgacgtacctgcaatggtggcaggtctaataactttagccgacaacgataaggtggaagaagaccatctgagtcccagtttaaatattttaaggcaaataaaagaaactgcttttgcactgattcaatacttctttgatgaaccatatactgcggactccaaacgcataaacagtattcaaggatcggacgaaccaaagagatatacaacgttttagtggtaaagggatcatcaaactcttttgaccagcgcttgataaatggaagtactcctctggctttattaactgttagagaaatatgttcattaaacgacagcttgtgatcgaaaagaactccaagatcattcattaaggaaacacgatctaaaaagtgattcccaagtgagtacgagatgacatgaggcgtGCTAAggttaaacgtcataaccttgcattttgagcagtttagtgagaggagattattagagcaccacaagaatacttcgTCAAGGTCAAACTGTAGATGTCTATGAAGAAAGTGGTCAGAGtaagaaaaacagagcttcACATCATCtgcatacataagtgtagtagcatagctcacgacactaggcaagtcgttaacaaagaggataaacagaagaggtcctaagtgactgccttgcggaacaccagatgttacttttataacttgagatgtgatgttcttgaacaaaacccgctgcgtacgattagatagatatgaagtcatccactttatgatattaggagggaaacccataagataaagtttctggagaaggagacggtgattaacagaatcgaaagctttgctaaaatcggtgtaaataacatcggtttgcattcgtttgaGAAAACCATTATGGACGATtgaagtgaattctagcaaACTGGTTGATGTAGAACgatttttgacaaaaccatgctgggtggaggaaattatgcttttgcaatgatgttgcagttgcaatgtaaccattttctccagcagcttgggaatagcagaaagtttagcaataccacggtagttatcaataagtattttagaacctttcttatgaagtggaataataaaagattcattccatctcttgggaaggcatgaaaggtccaaagataaattgaatagggtaTTAAGAGGatagcataggatatcggagAAGTACCtaagaatacagctcgggacgttatcaggaccagcagaaaaagagatatccaaggttgaaagagcattagaaacatcaagatgattaaatttagacaagtagatattgtttatatacggaatattataagggtatgtagaatttaaattataagaatcagacgaataagttgattgaaagaATGATGCAAAGAGATTTGCAATACCATGATCTGaggaatcagaaatatttttataagatagggaaggaggaaaaagactggatatacgtttcatattgacaaacgaataaaaggagctcggatcatttcggaagttaaccttacaatttacgatgtaacgcttataaagttgattattaagaagaataaactggttacgaatgtaaagaaagtttttctgatgaaacaaagatccagacttaagaaacattttgtaagctctagatttcctgttcttaagacgaaAAAGGTGTTTGTTAAACCATGGCGGTTtcgttgatgaagacgatgatagtactggaacaaatttgtccaacgcgttgtggattacatcataaaaagaatcagtagcagcatcaatagagttaaaagatgaaagatattcccagtcaattccagctaaatgattgcgaagagcgttgtaatccgtttttcggaaacatttagaaCGATACTGAGCCTCATAGTTATgcatattagggacatcaattaacaccGAAGACAATAGTGTGGGATGGTGTACATcttcaggaagcgatagtggtgaagaacgatttacagtgacagaGGATAttctattacagaaaataaggtctagggacctgctaagtgtgttaaggatggggttaatttgggaaagagcaatttcaattaattcatcaaTGAAGTGGTTATGGCAACTAGAATGCAtggaattgtcatcttcacacgggatccaggagatttggggaaggttgaaatcacccatgattaggacaaaatcagagtcattgactgATGATAAAACGTACTTGATAGCATTAAGGTGATGAAAATATACCGTATcatcaaccgatggaggtatataagaacaggtcatgaaaatatgagacggaccaacagttatttttactgcgataaactcgattccaaactgattcgggaaagtgATTAGTTCAGCCGAGTATTTAATACTAATagcaatgaggacaccaccaccgaaaGAAGGCCTATCCAATCAAAACACAGTGtagtttggaacaaaaatttcataatcagagacagaggaattaagccaggtttcagtaagtgcaatagcatcaaattcaaaagaagcactcttagtaaaaaattggctcagtttacccagaatacttcgaacgttttggtagcagcaagaaaaaacattattactcagttttttggagctgaatcggcaaagttgtgattcagagggtctttagctaaaaattcgtgaataatactgtgctcgggccaggctgacggatcaagtgctttttcaaagtaggattcaggaattacaattttgaaagaggatatgctacgcttatgtttaaaattaaacttaaagaccgctaaatcattaggagctaccttaagatgttttaagaggtgactcctgacatcatccacagtggcatccggcatgaggcgggatacaaatatggctttacgaggtgcaacagctctcagcgaaagcccagaggattTTAACTCAGGCGCCACACCGGTGAGAGGCCTAGGTGACGGAGCCACAGGAACCTGGaggttttccaacgatggaggatccagGACAATAGGTGGAACAAGACTcattgacgattccattggcagacttggtgaatggatcacttccacaggaacaacaggaggcgatgaagtattaggagTTAAGAATTTATCCGAATGAATCACATGAGAAGCAGGATTGCCCAATAGATTGACCGCCATCGGGTTATTATTCGGAATTTTcctccttggagattcacttagtaacttgagaccaagaaaTTGGGTCTGTACCTTTTATGCTTATAATtggcaaacaaatattttgtttccaaaagttttaattgcatttacaaaaaatttttaaccTTATCAAAAAAATCTTAGATAATTTTGTTAGATcatattaaaaaatggttgCAGTAACTTAAAGActagtattaaaaaatgacAGAAAGGGAAATTATTTGTTTACAAAGAATGCTGGATTTGGTGACAAGTGTGGTGACATTGCCATAATATTTCCTTGCTGCTGCATCTGCTGTTATTGACTTCTAGTATTTGTCGCGTAAAGTTGTTGCTGAAAACTGTGGTATTGCTGTGcatattttaaatcatttgacGATGGTCCAACAAAGTTTATATTAGATCCATTTTGCGGGGCACTATTTCCTGTGGGCGccattaaattattattgctGGGTCCAATTAGATTCTGTAACTGTCCTTGCCCTTGCAGAGGGATTGGTCCCCCAACACTCGTCGGATTTTGACATATTCCACTTGTCATAGTCTTTAGGTGGTGAGGCTTGGCTTGATTAGATTGTTGTGACGCAGAAAACATATTTGATCCGGTGTTGTTACAAGCAGTGCCATTAAAAATCGCAGAACCATCTCCGACGCAATCTAGAGTATCCGTATTATGTGAAAACTGATTTTGCCTATTGACTGAAGATTGAATACGAGGACCCGTTGTATGCGGTCGCAAGCCATGCGGCCGCATTCCTCTTATTAATGAAGGTTGACCAATACCCATACCAACATCATGGCCAGTTAGGCTTCCATCTTCTTCCATCATAGCAAGTTGGTTACAATTTTGGTAAAAGTTTATGGTTCCAGTACCTGGATTAGAAATCTTGTTTTGCTGGTCGCCGGGAGAGCTTACGATCATGGCACCTGTTCCAGATCCTACTAACATACCACCATCCACCGTCGGTGGCCCATTACCGACTGAAGTCATTTGCGGATTTGCGTATCTATGCAAAAATTCAAGACTTGGCGGCATTCGCACATTGCTCACtccattgttattattattcgAATTATTCTGCGGGCGAACGGTACGAATTATACTGCATAGTATTTGGAGTACTTGCCTTTACTTGTATATTAGGATTAAAGTTCGATCCAAAATTGACAGGGATTCTACCCATTAGACGTGCACCAGGAGGCAAAATATTCTGAAAATTGGGGCACTTCCAGAACCTGAGATAGGGCCAGAACCGAAGTCTCTTATTACACCGTTTGGAGAATTAGCGTTAAAAGACGGTGAGGCACCTGGAACGCCCGGAGCACACATTCGGGTTAAGCATTCGTTGACCTAATGAATTCATCATGGGGTTTATAGAATGGGTTttactatattctatagctgtcatagaacgatcggaatgggcataactttgatgttttttaagttagaaagatgggacttggtacagattccatttttggcaaaatagtctgatttcataaggatcagccgactataacCTATAGCTGaaggatcggaattggcataactttggtgttttttaagttagaaagatgggacttggtacagattctatttttggcaaaatagcctgaattcataaggatcagccgaccataacctatagctgccatataactgaaggatcggaattggcataactttggtgttttttaagttagaaaggtacagacttggtacagattcctctttgggcaaaataattcgatatgccaaatttcataaggatcggcagactatatacgatccgctatatatctaataatataagatgcgtggcgccacctagcggactgcgacacaactgcaagggtatatcaacttcggctccgcccaaagttagctttcctttcttgtttttatattgATTATGTTCGGCCGCTgatttggggttaaattgaactcACTAATAAACATTGATATTCAACTGTGTTCTTTGCATCAATCAAATCGTCACAATGAGGAGCATcccaatttaaatgaaatcttCATTATTTCTACATTATTTCTAACACGATCTTGTGTATAAAATGCTATAATTCAAGTTGCGTTTGccttcaataattttatttattttataaacaaacTAAGCCAAAGTTTTCACAACAAAAACCAATTTCAAttcattaatttaatttaatttaatttccttAATTAGACTtatcattttaattaaatcctAACAAAACAACCATAATAGTTTATTctaattattgaatttaatctttaaaaagtaaaagtttCTCAATTAATGCCCCACACGTGATCAAGACAAACCTCAGCTTATCTTGCTTTTGTGTTTGCATTATATTATACTATATTATCTGCCATTTCCATTGGCCAGCATTTCAACATCTTTCTTCAATCTCTTCTCTATCTTCAACTTTagccaaatttttattttcgctgTCTCCTCTGACTTCAACATTCTCAATTTTGTCATTTTCATTTCAACGCTATAATTGGGACTATAAAGGTTCAACTCTTCCGGCTTTTTTCGTTATGCCAATTTTCTTCAATGCATGCATATTTATGCATATAAATGTGCATATTTTTAAGGTTCATTCACCATCTTAAACCggttttattgaaaaaaaaaaacccctgGATTTTGGGCTCCACTTAGTTTGAtgcatttctttgtttttaagtAATATAAAGTCTCCAAGCCTTATTTTTAAGACTTATCTTTATCATAAAGTGCTTTCACTACGAAATTCTTTTATGCTTAAATTTTTACGTTTGACAGATCAACCTCATTTTATATGTGACTATGTGGAATTAATCCCAAGGAGCGTGATACCTTTCCCAATATCATTTCCAAGAGACTTGCATTTGTGACACGGTTGGGTTTAGAAATCATTTCCAACTGGACATCTCAGCTTGCCATCCAGTTTCTGCTGGCGttaacaaatttttgaaaGTGCTCATGGTCCGTTCCAACTGACCGGTAGCTTGACCAGCGACGAGGCCATAAGgagtaaattaatttaatgatCTGAACCGAATTGACTAAACACCAGTGAACGACACTAATTTAAGAGTatgatataaaaatacataGTTAATAAACGCGTCCACTTGCAGAATAACGTATGCATATTCGTCGCTTTTGAAATAGTACATTGATTGATGGTGGTTTctgaaaaacaaatttttcagAATGATTTTGCATGTGGTCATCGCTAATTATGTAACGTATTACGTAAAATATAGCTTTTTCCATCAATAAATATTCTAAATCAGAATCAAAGgtgatttaaaaaatttggccTCTATGATCCCTACCAAAGGGATGGTACTTCAACCCTGCACATTTCCACTCGCTTTTCTGGGATGAATGTCTTCTTGCCATCTTCCCTTTTGGGTGGATTGTGTAGATATATGACCCTGGTTTCTGCACATGTAATACATAATACTTGTTGTTCCACCCTGATGTTTAAAATGTCTCCTATGTCGTTCGCTGTTATTCGCcggttaatttttttgttgttgagtcggcataaaaaaatattttgtggccCAACTTTCCGCAAAAGTGCAAAAACTTCACAGATGATTGTTTTTGCAGTTTCGGGGTCTCTTGAACGCCTCTTGGCCTCTTGAACGAAAGTGAACTCTTTTAGTTTGGACTGCAAATCGCCACTACCAACGCACTGCCTTTTATGGGGTGTCCTCCAGAATAATTTCCACTTTTGCGCACCAGGATGATGCGATTGCGCCGGCCTTGACTGGGTTAATTTTAGGAAACTGCACAGACTTGGTATGCCCTTAATAAGGTGCCGTTGATTTTAAGGCCCGCACCAGTTCGACTAGATTTTTGTGTTGCAACTTTATAAGGCTACGCCATGGTACAACTTCTGATGTCTGAAAAAAAACCtgtatatgacagctataggtcACCGTCAACCTGAGTGCAAAAGAAGAAACAAATTCCCAAAACTATCTAAGAAAAACAGCGTCCACGCGACATGACTCTCTAAATTAAGTTATAGAatttctgatcaatcagttatatggcagctgaAGGATATATCCGACTGATTCTAAACGTTATAAGTGGCAGTCTTATATGCagtttttaaaactgagagactagtttgcgtaacCTCGggtataattttatttttctaagtGTACCTTTCTGAATATAActttcaatttaatattttttatttattttatgcttataattggcaaacaaatattttgtttccaaaagttttaattgcatttacaaaaaatttttaaccTTATCAAAAAAATCTTAGATAATTTTGTTAGATcatattaaaaaatggttgCAGTAACTTAAAGActagtattaaaaaatgacAGAAAGGGAAATTATTTGTTTACAAAGAATGCTGGATTTGGTGACAAGTGTGGTGACATTGCCATAATATTTCCTTGCTGCTGCATCTGCTGTTGTTGACTTCTAGTATTTGTCGCGTAAAGTTGTTGTTGAAAACTGTGGTATTGCTGTGcatattttaaatcatttgacGATGGTCCAACAAAGTTTATATTAGATCCATTTTGCGGGGCACTATTTCCTGTGGGCGccattaaattattattgctGGGTCCAATTAGATTCTGTAACTGTCCTTGCCCTTGCAGAGGGATTGGTCCCCCAACACTCGTCGGATTTTGACATATTCCACTTGTCATAGTCTTTAGGTGGTGAGGCTTGGCTTGATTAGATTGTTGTGACGCAGAAAACATATTTGATCCGGTATTGTTACAAGCAGTGCCATTAAAAATCGCAGAACCATCTCCGACGCAATCTAGAGTATCCGCATTATGTGAAAACTGATTTTGCCTATTGACTGAAGATTGAATACGAGGACCCGTTGTATGCGGTCGCAAGCCATGCGGCCGCATTCCTCTTATTAATGAAGGTTGACCAATACCCATACCAACATCATGGCCAGTTAGGCTTCCATCTTCTTCCATCATAGCAAGTTGGTTACAATTTTGGTAAAAGTTTATGGTTCCAGTACCTGGATTAGAAATCTTGTTTTGCTGGTCGCCGGGAGAGCTTACGATCATGGCACCTGTTCCAGATCCTACTAACATACCACCATCCACCGTCGGTGGCCCATTACCGACTGAAGTCATTTGCGGATTTGCGTATCTATGCAAAAATTCAAGACTTGGCGGCATTCGCACATTGCTCACtccattgttattattattcgAATTATTCTGCGGGCGAACGGGCATGTACTGTATAGTATTTGGAGTACTTGCCTTTACTTGTATATTAGGATTAAAGTTCGATCCAAAATTGACAGGGATTCTACCCATTAGACGTGCACCAGGAGGCAAAACATTCTGAAAATTGGGGGCACTTCCAGAACCTGAGATAGGGCCAGAACCGAAGTCTCTTATTACACCGTTTGGAGAATTAGCGTTAAAAGACGGTGAGGCACCTGGAACGCCCGGAGCGCACATTTTCGGGTTAAGCATTCGTTGACCTAATGAATTCATCATGGGGTTTATAGAATGGCAGCTGTTTTGATTAATTACATCTATAGCAGTGGCATCTAAACCTGAAATCATTCCATGCTCCATATTAATGTCTCCTGATCCGGATCCGCTTATCATGCTTATTCCACCAGTTCCAACTGGGCTTCCCACACCAGAAACACAATTAGTTAATTGTTGGGACATCTGCGCCAGTGATGAGATTGGATCAAAATTTTGAACCATCTTGTTCGTTGAAGAGCGATTACCATTGGGATTTAGAGGAATATTATCTGAACGTCGATTAAACTGTACGGATCCGACAAGTCCCGAAGATTGACGCTGAATaggaaatattaattaaaaataaatgtttaaattaaaaaaaaattagttacCTCCACTTGTAAATTGGAATTTGATATTTTATATGGATTTAACGATGGATTGTTGTTTAAATTCGAATGATGATTAAATATAAGGCCAGGGCTAGATGCAGCAAATCTCGAGTCAACATTGGCTTCCATTGACCCAGGCGATCGTGGTCCATGCGAGCTTGGTCGTCTGTTTTTTATGTTATCTACTGGAATTCACAGATTGCTTAATTTCAATGATCTTTAAGTTCAGTGGGAAAAATATgtacatttaaaatttttagctgttttgtttttatcgaTCTTTGAATATAATCGATAAGGGTAAAGCATTTCAcaatacaaatttattttttgttcgttttgaataattttataaaaatctaataaCACGAATAATAACTCTAAACTTTAATACATATTATAACAAAATATTGTTGgtcataattaaaaaattgacaGATAATTTTACTACAACAAAAATGGCGAGTATcagttaaaatattattataacttGTAAATTATAAATACTTATAAATTGGAACTTGATATTTTATACTTTATATTACCTCCATATAATTAGtattactgaaatattaacAAGAATATTTCCTCTAATTTAATATGATCCCTGCAAACCACATCCCAATGAATAATTTGATTTCAATatgtaattgtttttattaggAAACTTCctcgaattataacgttattggaaataaatttatttattaaatttaattatttatttgggCACGGTAAATAATGTCCTTAGACAAGGAATTAATTCAACCCACAATATTACGTCGGTTAAAGCGATGGTGAGTGCTAGACACAAACTTTGGTGATGTTGGCGTTAATGGAAAGTGGGTCGCCAAAGGGGTTTTCTGGCGACCAGGGAAGGTGCAAAAATGTGTCAAAACTATTGATAGGTATCTTGATACGGGGAGGCATTAGGCTACTGATTGGTACCGATGCGGAACAGGTAATATACTTGGGCATGTTGCTTTTTATTTGGGATCTTTAGCTGTCTTTTCAATATTCTTCGAGTAAAATGACAATTCCATTACAAGCATTATTCTCcactaattaaaaaaaaaagcaaaacccGTATTACGTAGTTTTGATCTCTTCTTGCACCAATGaacgttttttttaaattccgaACATATCATAAATATTGTGTCAAGATGTCGATATCTCAAGATCCAAGGAAAAATTACGTTATGACGAACGTCGGGGTATACGATTGCGCCAATCGTCTGCACCAATCGCCAACCCATAAACCCATATTTTACACACTCCTTTTAAACTAACCCATAAACCCATATTGGGacaagtgaaaaaaaaaattttttaattttacggGATAGAATAATCCGTTTTTTGAGGCGAAAATCAGTTTTTAGATTCACTATCGATTAAAAGTCAATAAGTAGTTTGgtgtaccaaataaatttaaaaaatttagaaaaaaaaaataacaaatacttTCACACTACTTGGAGAATCTTGCTGTTAAAAAAAtggatttcgattttttgcttttggatGAGTCTGTGGGAAACTCAGGTGtataacaaaaattaattttttggaTGCGCCGTCAGAGATTCCCTATAACTcgcatttttatacccttgcagagggtattacaattttggtcaatagtgtgcaacgcagtgaaggagacatctccgaccctataaagtatatattcttgatcaggatcacctcctgagtcgatatgagcatgtccgtctgtccatctgtccgtcggtccgtctgtccgtctgtctgtttctacgcaaactagtctctcagttttaaagctatcgagttgaaactttgcacacatccttctttcctttgcaggcagtatataagtcggaacggccgggatcggtcgactatatcctatagctgccatataactgattgatcggaaatgccataactttggtgttttttaagttggagggttgagactttccacacatgttatatttgaccaaaatatcttgtgtacaaaatttcataaggatcggccgactatatcctatagctgtcatagaacgatcgaaattggcataactttgttgttttttaagttagaaagatgggatttggtacagattcaattttgggaaaaaaaatctgatttgtcgaatttcataaggatcggccaactatatcctatagctgtcatataactgattgatcggaaatgctataacttcgttgcttttcaagttagaagcatggattcctcttttggcaaaataattcgatatgccaaatttcataaggatcggccgactatatacgatccgctatatatctaataatataagatgcgtggcgtcacctagcggactgcgactcaactgcaagggtatatcaacttcgactccgcccgaagttagctttcctttcttgttatcattaaaaatttacaaaaatattcttcATGGTGTTTCATTAAATTGAGTTACGCTACCAATATCtttacaaaacaagaaaggaaagctaacttcgggcggagccgaagttgatatacccttgcagttcagtcgctgtccgctaggtggcgccacgcatcttatattattagagaTAGAGaaaatcgtatatagtcggccgatccttatgaaatttggcaaatcagatcattttgtccaaaatagaatctgtaccaagtcccatctttctaacttaaaaaacaccaaagttatgccaattccgatcgttctatgacagctataggatatagtcggccgatccttatgaaattttgtacacaagatattttggtcaaatataacatgtgtgaaaagtcccaactctctaacttaaaaaacatcaaagttatggcatttccgatcaatcagttatatgg is a window of Drosophila ananassae strain 14024-0371.13 chromosome 4 unlocalized genomic scaffold, ASM1763931v2 tig00000061, whole genome shotgun sequence DNA encoding:
- the LOC6506063 gene encoding protein BCL9 homolog isoform X6, with product MAQSPVQAHPNTDASSSSATALGMAIGKVIGGSNSPKHVKNEPFSTMSPDQSKNSEEISEKPGTSNEKSLVLPTAGKGVTVGTNCTDGQSSKATCVVGATGSPILRQNSSSSINSCLGTSPNTSEQSNSSNLSASSALNPNVDSDVVQKEDPAKNKNIGNEENMEKTSCKAKSLGSGIGSASGLAVTGALKEEPADILNSLVNIKKEERENLSPSISPVGFGSIGMDNSNISDNIKNRRPSSHGPRSPGSMEANVDSRFAASSPGLIFNHHSNLNNNPSLNPYKISNSNLQVERQSSGLVGSVQFNRRSDNIPLNPNGNRSSTNKMVQNFDPISSLAQMSQQLTNCVSGVGSPVGTGGISMISGSGSGDINMEHGMISGLDATAIDVINQNSCHSINPMMNSLGQRMLNPKMCAPGVPGASPSFNANSPNGVIRDFGSGPISGSGSAPNFQNVLPPGARLMGRIPVNFGSNFNPNIQVKASTPNTIQYMPVRPQNNSNNNNNGVSNVRMPPSLEFLHRYANPQMTSVGNGPPTVDGGMLVGSGTGAMIVSSPGDQQNKISNPGTGTINFYQNCNQLAMMEEDGSLTGHDVGMGIGQPSLIRGMRPHGLRPHTTGPRIQSSVNRQNQFSHNADTLDCVGDGSAIFNGTACNNTGSNMFSASQQSNQAKPHHLKTMTSGICQNPTSVGGPIPLQGQGQLQNLIGPSNNNLMAPTGNSAPQNGSNINFVGPSSNDLKYAQQYHSFQQQLYATNTRSQQQQMQQQGNIMAMSPHLSPNPAFFVNK
- the LOC6506063 gene encoding protein BCL9 homolog isoform X5, with product MAQSPVQAHPNTDASSSSATALGMAIGKVIGGSNSPKHVKNEPFSTMSPDQSKNSEEISEKPGTSNEKSLVLPTAGKGVTVGTNCTDGQSSKATCVVGATGSPILRQNSSSSINSCLGTSPNTSEQSNSSNLSASSALNPNVDSDVVQKEDPAKNKNIGNEENMEKTSCKAKSLGSGIGSASGLAVTGALKEEPADILNSLVNIKKEERENLSPSISPVGFGSIGMDNSNISVDNIKNRRPSSHGPRSPGSMEANVDSRFAASSPGLIFNHHSNLNNNPSLNPYKISNSNLQVERQSSGLVGSVQFNRRSDNIPLNPNGNRSSTNKMVQNFDPISSLAQMSQQLTNCVSGVGSPVGTGGISMISGSGSGDINMEHGMISGLDATAIDVINQNSCHSINPMMNSLGQRMLNPKMCAPGVPGASPSFNANSPNGVIRDFGSGPISGSGSAPNFQNVLPPGARLMGRIPVNFGSNFNPNIQVKASTPNTIQYMPVRPQNNSNNNNNGVSNVRMPPSLEFLHRYANPQMTSVGNGPPTVDGGMLVGSGTGAMIVSSPGDQQNKISNPGTGTINFYQNCNQLAMMEEDGSLTGHDVGMGIGQPSLIRGMRPHGLRPHTTGPRIQSSVNRQNQFSHNADTLDCVGDGSAIFNGTACNNTGSNMFSASQQSNQAKPHHLKTMTSGICQNPTSVGGPIPLQGQGQLQNLIGPSNNNLMAPTGNSAPQNGSNINFVGPSSNDLKYAQQYHSFQQQLYATNTRSQQQQMQQQGNIMAMSPHLSPNPAFFVNK